Proteins encoded within one genomic window of Epinephelus lanceolatus isolate andai-2023 chromosome 9, ASM4190304v1, whole genome shotgun sequence:
- the LOC117253238 gene encoding rab5 GDP/GTP exchange factor-like gives MWTDKHRGIRVSQQELLCKNACGYYGNPAWQGFCSKCWREKARPAAASRQDTRPSNDGTPLTFSKFEEKKSTEKSRRINTVRKLFWGSPSPPKRQESSERHANVVRAFQSLEPGDFTGFLKILKSPSSQRLQSRCTAFLNTMEAYHGLPVQKQSDLVQDFYQSFAEYFSSVPEAQVTQIMEHVEKLIMTRLHKWVFCHDSCDDEQKDLALQRRIRSLNWVTPQMLSVPFPDEKIAVMGDPFLPAITAIIEMDAKRAPQDKLACVSKCSQHVFEGLSTSNSEPANADDFLSGLVYVVLKANPPRLHSNMQYVIRFGLPHSLMAGESGYYFTNLSCAVAFIEKLDGPALDLSPEEFEGYMLRQRAPTEGKRKQISSDTQHLLEELQGRQEKLDQGMDALNVQLQNWVQAVHSQLDEAAAQFALVQKEITAQAELSLVVSSSSNDASPQGDDKDESVLVLADQHAGPQDTDC, from the exons ATGTGGACAGACAAGCACAGAGGAATCAGAGTTTCTCAGCAGGAGCTGCTCTGCAAAAACGCCTGTGGGTATTATGGAAACCCCGCGTGGCAAGGCTTCTGCTCCAAGTGCTGGAGGGAGAAAGCACGTCCAGCTGCAGCTTCCAGGCAAGACACAAG GCCGAGCAACGATGGAACTCCTCTCACCTTCTCCAAATTTGAGGAGAAGAAAAGCACGGAGAAAAGTCGTCGAATAAACACAGTGAGGAAACTCTTCTGGGGCAGCCCATCGCCTCCTAAACGTCAAG AGTCTTCTGAACGCCATGCAAATGTAGTGAGAGCTTTCCAGAGCCTCGAGCCCGGGGACTTCACTGGTTTCCTAAAGATACTAAAGAGCCCTTCCTCCCAGCGTTTGCAGTCCAGATGTACAGCTTTCCTCAACACGATGGAGGCGTACCAT GGTCTGCCGGTACAGAAGCAGTCAGATCTTGTGCAGGATTTCTACCAGTCCTTTGCTGAGTATTTTAGCA gtgttcCTGAGGCTCAGGTCACTCAGATCATGGAGCATGTAGAGAAGTTAATAATGACACGGTTGCACAAATGGGTTTTCTGCCATGACAGCTGTGACGATGAACAGAAGGACCTGGCTCTCCAGAGAAGGATACG CTCCTTAAACTGGGTCACTCCGCAGATGCTGAGCGTACCTTTTCCTGATGAAAAGATTGCAGTCATGGGAGACCCTTTTCTGCCTGCCATAACAG CTATAATTGAAATGGATGCCAAACGAGCGCCTCAAGACAAACTTGCATGTGTGTCCAAATGCAGTCAGCATGTCTTTGAAGGGCTCTCCACCTCGAACAGCGAGCCCGCTAATGCTGATGACTTCCTGTCAGGCCTGGTCTATGTGGTGCTGAAGGCCAATCCACCTCGCCTACACTCCAACATGCAGTATGTGATTCGTTTTGGTCTCCCTCACAGTCTGATGGCAGGAGAGAGTGGCTACTACTTCACAAATTTG TCATGTGCAGTGGCTTTTATTGAAAAGCTGGATGGACCAGCACTCGACCTCAGTCCAGAGGAGTTCGAGGGCTACATGCTGCGTCAGCGTGCTCCCACTGAAGGAAAGAGGAAGCAGATTTCAAGTGACACACAACATCTGTTAGAGGAGCTACAAGGCAGACAGGAGAAGCTGGACCAAGGCATGGATGCTCTCAACGTGCAGCTACAAAACTGGGTCCAAGCTGTTCATTCACAGCTGGATGAGGCAGCAGCCCAGTTTGCTCTAGTACAGAAGGAGATAACAGCTCAGGCGGAGCTCTCACTGGTTGTTTCATCCTCATCAAATGATGCATCACCGCAAGGGGACGACAAAGACGAGTCAGTTCTGGTGCTTGCGGATCAACATGCAGGGCCGCAAGATACAGACTGTTAG
- the psmd9 gene encoding 26S proteasome non-ATPase regulatory subunit 9 — protein sequence MKMTEETHKNAETSEITMEDVQNLIKKKDEIEEQIKAYYDVLEDQGVGVADPLVDAEGYPRADVNLYQIRTARHSISCLQNDHKAIMEEIEEALHKLHAREKAKREEDEAGAREEAMEHQDTLPLPFAQVDAVTQGSPASGAGLRVGDEVIEFGSVNTGNFQNLQNIASVVQHSEGKPLRVTVIRDGQKAQMSLTPQRWSGRGLLGCNIVPIQR from the exons ATGAAGATGACAGAGGAAACCCACAAAAATGCTGAAACGTCTGAAATAACAATGGAAGACGTACAAAACCTTAttaaaaagaaagatgaaaTTGAAGAGCAGATAAAAGCCTATTACGATGTTTTGGAAGAC CAAGGTGTCGGAGTTGCAGACCCTCTGGTTGATGCAGAGGGCTACCCCCGAGCAGATGTTAACTTGTACCAGATCAGGACAGCAAGACACAGTATTTCAT GTCTGCAGAATGATCACAaggccatcatggaggagataGAAGAAGCCCTGCACAAGCTGCACGCTCGAGAGAAAGCCAAGCGGGAAGAGGATGAGGCGGGAGCCAGGGAGGAGGCGATGGAGCATCAGGACACCCTTCCTCTTCCCTTTGCACAGGTGGATGCTGTGACACAAGGCTCACCTGCCTCTGGAGCT ggGCTCAGAGTTGGTGATGAAGTCATTGAGTTTGGGTCTGTGAACACGGGGAACTTTCAGAACCTCCAGAATATCGCGTCTGTGGTACAGCACAGTGAAGGG AAACCATTACGTGTCACAGTCATCCGGGATGGCCAGAAAGCTCAGATGAGCCTGACTCCACAGCGATGGTCAGGCAGAGGACTGCTGGG ATGCAACATTGTTCCAATCCAGCGATGA